The following proteins are encoded in a genomic region of Spirosoma sp. SC4-14:
- a CDS encoding 2OG-Fe(II) oxygenase, which produces MNTTTADTLFDYDRWQATLPADAQRYQQNQPYPHIALENFLEPQAAERALAAFPAVGDAGWIHYVHVNEKKHGLNKMDLLPPAIQDVIREMNSPRFVAYLSQLTGIANLIPDDSLEGGGLHQSKRNGFLNVHADFTVHPHKRNWRRRVNLLIYLNHDWKPEYRGDLELWDRQMKGVVQKIAPIFNRCVIFNTDEDSYHGLPDPILCPDDMTRKSIALYYFTEETVTPTLRATNYKARPEDGAKAILIWLDKKMVATYTSIKRTLGIDDAFISNILNRLSGKK; this is translated from the coding sequence ATGAATACAACCACGGCCGATACGCTCTTCGACTACGATCGCTGGCAGGCGACGCTACCTGCCGATGCTCAACGGTATCAACAAAACCAGCCTTATCCGCATATTGCGCTGGAAAATTTTCTGGAGCCCCAGGCAGCCGAACGGGCACTGGCGGCTTTTCCGGCCGTGGGCGATGCTGGCTGGATTCACTACGTTCACGTCAACGAAAAAAAACACGGGCTGAACAAAATGGATTTGCTGCCACCAGCTATTCAGGACGTTATTCGCGAAATGAACTCACCCCGGTTTGTGGCCTATCTGAGTCAGCTTACGGGTATTGCAAACCTGATTCCCGACGATTCGCTCGAAGGGGGTGGCCTGCACCAGTCTAAACGAAACGGCTTTCTGAATGTTCATGCCGATTTTACGGTACATCCACACAAGCGCAACTGGCGTCGACGGGTAAATCTGCTTATCTACCTCAACCACGACTGGAAACCCGAATATCGGGGTGATCTCGAACTCTGGGATCGCCAGATGAAAGGTGTCGTTCAGAAAATAGCACCGATCTTTAACCGCTGCGTGATCTTCAATACCGATGAAGATTCGTATCACGGCCTGCCCGATCCAATTTTGTGTCCCGACGATATGACCCGTAAGTCGATAGCACTCTACTACTTCACCGAAGAAACCGTAACGCCAACCCTGCGGGCTACCAACTACAAAGCCCGACCAGAAGATGGTGCCAAAGCCATTCTGATCTGGCTCGACAAAAAAATGGTGGCGACCTATACCTCCATCAAACGTACTTTAGGCATCGACGACGCCTTTATCAGCAATATTCTTAACCGGCTGAGTGGCAAGAAATAA
- the pgi gene encoding glucose-6-phosphate isomerase produces the protein MLPNHRFTSLPAYAQLQAHYESLKERHLRDLFAEDAGRFSTFTRQFEDILLDFSKNRITSETFGLLLQLAEQAGLAEAIGKMFSGDKINRTEDRAVLHVALRNRSNTPVLVDGKDVMPDVNEVLAHMKEFSERVRSGEWKGYTGEAITDVVNIGIGGSDLGPVMVTEALKPYASPNLRVHFVSNVDGVHIYETLQTVKPETTLFLIASKTFTTQETMTNAQTARQWFLETAGDEKAIAKHFAALSTNQAAVEKFGIDPANMFGFWDWVGGRYSLWSAIGLSIALYVGYDNFEELLEGGHAMDLHFRDTPADQSLPVILALVGIWYNNFFGAQTEAILPYDQYMHRFAAYFQQGDMESNGKSVDREGKPVDYQTGPIIWGEPGTNGQHAFYQLIHQGTKLIPCDFLAPAISQRPIGEHHKILLANFFAQTEALMNGKTADEAAEELRKSGKSEEEIAFLTPFKEFSGNRPTNSILFKKLTPRTLGSLIALYEHKIFTQGVIWDIYSFDQWGVELGKQLASRILPELQNDAPVSTHDSSTNGLINAFKKMRNE, from the coding sequence ATGCTTCCGAATCATCGATTTACCAGCCTCCCGGCTTATGCTCAGTTACAGGCTCATTACGAAAGCCTGAAAGAACGTCACCTGCGCGATCTGTTCGCCGAAGATGCCGGGCGTTTTTCAACGTTTACGCGGCAGTTTGAGGACATCCTGCTCGATTTTTCGAAGAACCGGATTACCAGCGAAACGTTTGGTCTGCTGTTGCAGCTTGCCGAACAGGCCGGACTTGCCGAAGCCATAGGCAAGATGTTTTCGGGCGATAAAATTAACCGTACCGAAGATCGGGCTGTGTTGCACGTGGCGTTGCGGAATCGCTCGAACACACCGGTGCTGGTCGACGGTAAGGATGTGATGCCCGACGTTAATGAGGTATTGGCACACATGAAAGAATTTTCGGAGCGGGTTCGGTCGGGTGAGTGGAAAGGCTATACGGGCGAAGCGATCACCGATGTTGTAAATATTGGCATTGGCGGATCGGACCTGGGTCCGGTGATGGTTACGGAGGCTCTGAAACCCTACGCCAGCCCAAACCTGCGCGTTCATTTTGTGTCGAATGTCGATGGGGTACATATTTACGAGACCCTCCAGACCGTAAAGCCCGAAACAACGCTATTCCTGATTGCGTCCAAGACGTTCACTACGCAGGAAACCATGACCAACGCTCAAACGGCCCGGCAGTGGTTTCTGGAAACTGCCGGAGATGAAAAAGCCATTGCTAAACATTTTGCTGCACTGTCGACCAATCAGGCGGCTGTCGAAAAGTTTGGTATTGATCCGGCCAATATGTTCGGTTTCTGGGACTGGGTTGGCGGACGATACTCGCTCTGGTCGGCCATTGGTTTGTCGATAGCGTTGTATGTTGGATACGATAACTTCGAAGAATTGCTGGAAGGTGGCCACGCCATGGACTTGCATTTTCGCGATACACCGGCCGATCAGAGCCTGCCGGTTATACTAGCGCTGGTTGGAATCTGGTATAACAATTTCTTCGGTGCGCAAACCGAAGCTATTTTGCCCTACGACCAGTACATGCATCGGTTTGCGGCCTATTTCCAGCAGGGCGATATGGAAAGCAACGGTAAATCGGTTGATCGGGAAGGCAAACCGGTCGATTACCAGACCGGGCCGATCATTTGGGGTGAACCCGGTACCAACGGACAGCACGCATTTTACCAACTGATTCACCAGGGAACGAAATTGATCCCCTGCGATTTTCTGGCTCCGGCTATCAGCCAGCGACCCATTGGTGAGCATCACAAAATTCTGCTGGCCAACTTCTTTGCGCAGACCGAAGCCCTGATGAATGGAAAAACCGCCGACGAAGCCGCCGAAGAGTTGCGTAAGTCGGGTAAGAGTGAAGAAGAAATCGCCTTTCTGACTCCGTTTAAGGAATTTTCGGGCAATCGGCCTACCAATTCGATTCTGTTCAAGAAACTGACACCCCGTACGCTGGGTAGCCTGATTGCGCTCTACGAACACAAAATTTTTACACAGGGCGTTATCTGGGATATTTACAGCTTCGACCAGTGGGGTGTTGAGCTTGGCAAACAGCTTGCCAGCCGTATTTTGCCTGAACTACAGAACGATGCCCCCGTAAGCACACATGATAGCTCTACAAACGGTCTGATCAACGCATTCAAGAAAATGCGGAACGAATAG
- a CDS encoding outer membrane beta-barrel protein, translating into MKTQLTLLAVSLLGVGFTNGQSTTNTTSTTTTTSTYSVAPVTDTTSTSTNPSTNTYSSTPTTMSTDNSSNMNNSNSTYSTTPTTNSYNGSTTTTTSTETYTTRTAREKKTKDYKNFAFGIYAGLNTTRFKGEDVNGDRLTGRLGYQAGFFVRGGGRLYGQVGAEYFASSSNYFTAGDGSSVSQIEDKINIEYVQIPVYIGYKLLESDRGISAVRLQVGVEYANRINSNSNSFNLSNSEIKSGTFNGLGQLGFDIGPLLIDLTYHYGFGNSIQPVMATGFAGSQRRILSASVGFKF; encoded by the coding sequence ATGAAAACTCAACTTACACTGCTGGCAGTTAGCCTGCTCGGTGTTGGCTTTACGAACGGACAAAGTACGACGAATACAACATCGACAACCACAACAACGTCGACTTATAGTGTTGCGCCGGTAACTGACACAACCAGCACATCGACCAATCCGTCAACCAACACGTATTCATCAACGCCTACGACCATGTCGACGGACAACTCGTCGAATATGAACAACTCCAATAGCACCTATTCGACAACGCCAACAACGAACAGCTACAACGGCTCGACAACCACAACAACGTCTACCGAAACCTATACTACCCGAACCGCTAGAGAGAAGAAGACTAAAGATTATAAAAACTTTGCCTTTGGAATCTATGCTGGTTTAAACACGACCCGGTTTAAAGGTGAAGATGTGAACGGCGACCGTCTGACAGGCCGACTTGGGTATCAGGCGGGGTTTTTCGTTCGGGGTGGCGGTCGCTTATATGGACAGGTAGGTGCTGAATATTTTGCATCCAGTTCCAACTATTTCACGGCTGGCGATGGCTCTAGTGTGAGCCAGATTGAGGATAAGATTAATATCGAGTACGTTCAGATTCCGGTTTATATAGGCTACAAACTGCTTGAATCGGATCGGGGAATTTCGGCGGTTCGTTTGCAGGTTGGGGTCGAATATGCCAATCGGATCAATTCGAACAGCAACTCGTTTAACCTGAGTAATTCTGAAATTAAAAGCGGCACCTTTAACGGACTCGGGCAACTAGGTTTCGATATTGGCCCGTTGCTGATCGATTTAACCTATCATTATGGCTTCGGAAATTCGATTCAACCCGTTATGGCAACCGGATTTGCCGGATCGCAACGCCGGATTCTTAGTGCAAGCGTAGGCTTCAAATTCTAA
- a CDS encoding bifunctional precorrin-2 dehydrogenase/sirohydrochlorin ferrochelatase, which produces MNTLFPIFVKAEHLHLLIVGGGYVGLEKASAVLGNAPDARVTLIAPQIRDEIRELARQHPKLELIQEPYHELFLSGKDLVIVGTNDKAVNRQVQADCKRQRILVNVADTPDLCDFYLSSVVKKGDLKIAISTNGKSPTFAKRFREVLEDILPDSLQETLDNLTAIRNQLKGDFVQKMEKLNEITKVLK; this is translated from the coding sequence ATGAATACGCTATTCCCCATTTTCGTAAAAGCCGAGCATCTGCACCTCCTGATTGTGGGTGGCGGCTATGTCGGTTTAGAGAAAGCGTCGGCCGTGCTCGGCAACGCTCCCGATGCCCGAGTTACCCTGATTGCTCCCCAGATTCGGGACGAAATTCGCGAACTGGCTCGTCAGCATCCCAAACTGGAACTGATTCAGGAGCCATACCACGAATTGTTTCTTTCCGGCAAAGATCTGGTCATTGTTGGCACCAACGATAAGGCCGTAAATCGACAGGTGCAGGCGGACTGTAAACGGCAACGGATACTAGTAAACGTAGCCGATACACCCGATCTGTGCGACTTTTATTTGAGTTCAGTGGTTAAGAAAGGCGATCTGAAAATTGCGATTTCAACGAATGGGAAGTCGCCAACGTTTGCCAAGCGATTTCGGGAAGTGCTGGAAGATATTCTGCCCGATAGCTTACAGGAAACTCTCGATAACCTGACCGCCATCCGCAATCAGCTTAAAGGCGATTTCGTGCAGAAAATGGAGAAACTAAATGAGATTACGAAGGTGTTGAAATGA
- a CDS encoding NADPH-dependent FMN reductase has product MNILAISGSLRLSSTNTRLLRAIIRLAPAGVTITLYDKLGDIPPFNPDLDNEQVATAVTDFRASLQAADALLICSPEYAHGVSGVLKNALDWIVSSGEFMNKPVGVINASPRSLFAHTSLIETLTVMMANVVPEASPAVSVAGRSLDEDGILANEELVNSLRSAVGALVGAVAVSQNICRK; this is encoded by the coding sequence ATGAATATTCTGGCTATCTCGGGTAGTTTACGACTTTCTTCGACTAACACGCGGCTATTGCGCGCCATCATACGGCTGGCTCCGGCTGGTGTTACAATTACGCTCTACGATAAACTGGGCGATATTCCTCCCTTCAATCCTGATCTCGACAATGAGCAGGTTGCTACCGCCGTTACCGATTTTCGGGCCAGTCTGCAAGCCGCCGATGCACTCCTGATTTGCAGCCCCGAGTATGCACATGGCGTGTCGGGAGTCCTGAAAAATGCGCTGGACTGGATAGTAAGCAGTGGCGAGTTTATGAACAAACCGGTTGGCGTCATCAATGCATCGCCCCGATCGTTGTTTGCACATACGTCACTGATTGAAACGCTGACGGTGATGATGGCTAACGTTGTTCCTGAGGCTTCGCCCGCTGTGTCGGTGGCCGGCCGCTCGCTCGATGAAGATGGTATTCTGGCAAATGAAGAGTTGGTAAATAGCCTGCGCAGTGCAGTTGGGGCATTGGTGGGCGCTGTTGCCGTAAGTCAAAATATTTGTAGGAAATAA
- a CDS encoding OsmC family protein, which produces MQIELVRVDDAFHFEAIGTSGVKQHIDGATDIGGHNAGARPMEMLLMGLAGCTAIDVILILQKQKQVIEDFRLKVDGLREKGATPAPFKKIHITYLLKGQLDSDKVKRAIDLSMDKYCSATAQFRPSADITYSFEVA; this is translated from the coding sequence ATGCAAATCGAACTCGTTCGGGTCGACGATGCCTTTCATTTTGAGGCCATTGGCACATCCGGCGTAAAGCAGCATATCGACGGCGCAACGGATATTGGTGGTCATAATGCAGGGGCCAGGCCTATGGAAATGCTGTTGATGGGGCTGGCAGGCTGCACGGCAATCGATGTCATCCTGATCCTTCAGAAGCAAAAACAGGTGATCGAGGATTTTCGGCTGAAGGTGGATGGGCTGCGCGAAAAAGGCGCTACACCGGCCCCGTTCAAAAAAATACATATCACCTATTTATTGAAAGGTCAGTTGGATTCCGATAAAGTGAAGCGCGCCATTGACCTGTCGATGGATAAATACTGCTCGGCAACGGCCCAGTTTCGTCCGTCGGCCGACATTACCTACTCCTTCGAGGTGGCGTAA
- a CDS encoding DUF1080 domain-containing protein: MNYLHFRNILLGLSLLCVTTYSDAITPPLPAKPTLTMQKTKRADGWRQLFNGKDLTGWKHVGEGSMSVENGMIRGHGGMGLLYWTKEKFSNCTIRVVYRMEKENSNAGVYIRIPIEPREAWMPVHYGYEVQIDNHPETSDEDEYHVTGTLYSLSKPLAKPGKPGPEWNTMDITLDGPRTIIYVNGVKVTDYTEGQPVPERKFDFEPYRGRRPDAGYIGLQNHGEHDVVFFKEVAVKPLAKK; encoded by the coding sequence ATGAATTACCTGCATTTTCGAAATATTCTATTGGGTCTGAGTCTTTTATGTGTAACCACCTATAGTGACGCCATCACCCCGCCATTACCTGCAAAACCAACCTTAACGATGCAGAAAACAAAACGGGCCGACGGCTGGCGGCAATTGTTTAATGGCAAAGATCTGACGGGCTGGAAACACGTAGGAGAAGGTAGCATGTCGGTCGAAAACGGGATGATTCGCGGTCACGGCGGTATGGGGCTACTCTACTGGACAAAAGAAAAATTCAGCAACTGCACCATTCGGGTTGTATACCGCATGGAGAAAGAAAATAGTAATGCGGGGGTCTATATCCGCATCCCTATTGAGCCCCGCGAAGCATGGATGCCGGTTCACTATGGCTATGAAGTGCAGATTGACAACCATCCCGAAACATCGGATGAAGACGAATACCACGTTACCGGAACCTTATATTCGTTGTCGAAACCGCTGGCCAAACCCGGCAAGCCTGGTCCTGAATGGAACACAATGGACATTACGCTCGATGGACCACGCACGATCATTTATGTAAATGGCGTAAAAGTGACCGACTATACGGAAGGCCAACCTGTGCCCGAACGTAAGTTCGACTTCGAACCCTACCGTGGCCGACGCCCCGATGCGGGTTATATCGGTCTACAGAATCATGGCGAACATGATGTTGTGTTCTTTAAAGAAGTTGCTGTAAAACCGCTGGCAAAGAAATAA
- a CDS encoding DUF4249 domain-containing protein: MKEQAYSWESIRINRTFLRKVFIWLMLLALGSCVDPYRPPEVASPGSYLVVSGFINSAPGTTSTIQLSRTQNLTNTKAPVVETKAQVTIESNNKASYRLQEGANGTYTLSGIAPQSNETYRLRIRTAQGVEYLSDFVPVVNTPPIDSISWHVENEGVQINVNTHDPTNKTRYYRWDFNETWEYTAAFYSTLELINSRIIPRSESVFQCWGSGVDKTILVSSSIRLSKDIISERPLIFIPGSSTKLSIRYSIQVNQYALTEEAYNYYDQLAKITQSVGSIFDPQPSQIMGNIHATANPNEPVMGFFRVGTVATTRRFINKFQLPPWLTLDGNRSCVMDTMSLSDLLEEPTGVISEYQPGFYFTSSYDCLDCRLRGGVTTKPDFWDQ, from the coding sequence ATGAAAGAACAGGCATATAGCTGGGAAAGCATTCGTATAAATCGTACGTTTTTAAGGAAAGTGTTCATCTGGCTCATGCTGCTGGCGCTCGGTAGCTGCGTTGATCCGTATCGACCGCCCGAAGTAGCCTCTCCGGGTAGTTATCTGGTTGTTAGTGGATTCATTAACAGTGCTCCCGGCACTACGAGTACCATTCAACTCTCGCGCACGCAGAACCTGACCAATACCAAAGCGCCTGTTGTTGAAACCAAAGCACAGGTAACCATCGAAAGCAATAATAAGGCGAGCTATAGGCTACAGGAAGGTGCCAACGGAACCTATACATTATCGGGCATTGCACCTCAGTCGAACGAAACCTACCGGTTGCGCATCCGTACGGCTCAGGGTGTTGAATACCTTTCCGATTTTGTTCCGGTAGTGAACACGCCCCCCATCGACAGTATAAGCTGGCACGTTGAAAATGAGGGTGTCCAGATCAATGTCAACACGCACGATCCAACCAACAAAACCCGCTATTATCGCTGGGATTTCAACGAAACCTGGGAATACACAGCCGCTTTTTATTCAACGCTGGAGCTAATTAACAGTCGAATTATTCCGCGTAGCGAATCGGTTTTTCAGTGCTGGGGCAGTGGCGTCGACAAAACAATTCTGGTAAGCTCGTCGATCCGATTGAGTAAGGACATTATCAGTGAGCGGCCATTAATTTTCATTCCGGGTTCCTCCACCAAACTTAGTATTCGCTACAGCATTCAGGTCAACCAATATGCACTTACCGAAGAAGCCTACAATTACTACGATCAACTGGCCAAAATAACCCAGAGCGTAGGCTCGATTTTCGATCCGCAACCCTCGCAGATTATGGGAAATATCCACGCAACGGCTAATCCAAACGAGCCCGTTATGGGATTTTTCCGGGTCGGTACGGTTGCAACGACTCGTCGGTTCATCAACAAATTTCAACTGCCGCCCTGGCTTACGCTGGACGGAAATCGAAGTTGTGTGATGGATACCATGAGCCTAAGCGATCTGCTTGAGGAACCAACCGGAGTGATCAGTGAATATCAACCCGGATTCTATTTCACCTCCTCATACGATTGCCTCGACTGCCGCCTGCGCGGTGGTGTAACCACCAAACCCGATTTTTGGGACCAGTAG
- a CDS encoding TonB-dependent receptor — translation MNQLYRIFWLVLCLSCIGTYTLGQSTHEVPISGDFSNLHFDQFAGQIESRTPYRFFYNTRDVDSLIVNLQVTNQPLHTVLRQLFEGSKYYYSIDHQQRVYITLDRPIRTELPIGFFHGGAGTANGDSALNDYMTQGAKKRIETESKLYEIGRRTNPIRPGRATLAGSVRNVASGEPIVGAAVYIENPRMGTVTDQFGYYSITLPRGRHSLKLRSIGMKDTQRRIVLYSEGKLDIEMEDDVIALKEVVIEAEKDVNVSGMQMGQQRVDIKTIRQVPTALGEADLLRVILTLPGVKSVGESSTGLNVRGGATDQNLILYNDATIYNSSHLFGFFSAFNPDIIKSAELYKSGIPSRYGGRLSSVLDVQTRDGNKKKLVGSGGIGLLTGRLMLEGPILKDKTSFIIGGRSTYSDWLLRQLPNSAFQKSQASFYDLNLHVTHDFNEKNTLYLTGYLSSDRFRLNSDTTYQYQNQAATLKWKHIINNKLYSVFTGSYSGYNYQVYSEKNPVNAYQLDFGIKQSQLKADFNYYPTNRHAVDFGLSSTYYKLSPGNFQPRGSESLIVPDVVADEQGIENAVYIGDKFDITDQLSISGGLRYSAYTYLGPKSVYQYIPGQPMTVNTITDTLVYVNRAAIKTYHGPEYRLALRYSLSPTASIKASFNRMRQYIQMLSNTTVISPTDIWKLSDPNIKPQIGDQYALGFYRNNRTNTIETSVEVYYKTMQNRLDYRSGAVLLLNHHIETDVVNAQGLAYGIEFLIKKSTGKLNGWLSYTYARTLLRTTDQSNGETINQGNYYPSNYDKPHDVTMIGNYKINRRFSLSLNFTYSTGRPITLPVAKYTLDGSQRLLFSDRNQYRIPDYYRADFAMNIEGNHKVRKLAHSSWTVSVYNLTGRRNVYSVYFKSENGVINGYKLSIFGQPIPSITYNFRF, via the coding sequence ATGAACCAACTCTATCGAATCTTTTGGCTGGTTCTTTGCCTGAGTTGTATCGGCACGTATACCTTGGGGCAATCGACGCACGAAGTTCCCATCAGCGGAGATTTTTCAAACCTGCACTTTGACCAATTTGCCGGACAAATTGAGAGCCGTACGCCCTACCGGTTCTTTTACAACACCCGCGATGTCGACAGCCTGATTGTCAATCTGCAAGTGACCAATCAACCGCTCCACACGGTTCTTCGTCAGCTTTTCGAGGGCAGTAAGTACTACTATTCCATCGATCATCAACAACGAGTTTACATAACCCTCGACCGCCCAATACGAACCGAATTACCTATTGGTTTTTTCCACGGCGGAGCTGGTACTGCCAATGGCGATTCGGCCCTCAACGACTATATGACGCAAGGGGCAAAAAAACGAATTGAAACCGAAAGTAAGCTCTACGAAATTGGTCGACGTACTAACCCCATCCGACCGGGGCGGGCCACACTTGCCGGATCGGTGCGGAACGTGGCCTCGGGCGAACCCATTGTGGGAGCGGCTGTCTACATCGAAAACCCACGTATGGGCACCGTAACAGATCAGTTTGGCTATTATTCCATCACCCTGCCCCGTGGTCGGCACAGTCTGAAACTACGGAGTATTGGCATGAAAGATACCCAGCGCCGGATTGTTCTGTATTCGGAAGGCAAACTCGATATTGAGATGGAAGACGACGTAATTGCACTAAAAGAAGTGGTCATTGAAGCCGAAAAAGACGTCAACGTGTCGGGTATGCAGATGGGCCAGCAGCGTGTCGACATCAAAACCATTCGGCAGGTGCCCACAGCACTGGGCGAAGCCGATCTGCTACGGGTTATTCTGACCCTGCCGGGCGTAAAATCCGTTGGCGAAAGTTCTACGGGTCTAAATGTGCGCGGAGGAGCCACCGACCAGAACCTGATCCTCTACAACGACGCTACAATTTATAACTCATCACATTTGTTTGGCTTTTTTTCGGCCTTCAACCCCGATATTATCAAGAGTGCCGAACTCTATAAGAGTGGTATTCCGTCGCGTTATGGTGGGCGGTTATCATCGGTGCTCGACGTTCAGACCCGCGATGGCAACAAGAAAAAACTGGTTGGCTCAGGCGGTATTGGTTTACTGACGGGCCGCCTAATGCTGGAGGGACCGATACTGAAAGACAAAACGTCGTTCATTATTGGCGGTCGGTCGACCTATTCCGACTGGCTCTTGCGGCAATTACCCAATTCAGCATTCCAGAAAAGTCAGGCCTCATTTTATGACCTCAATCTGCACGTTACGCACGATTTCAACGAAAAAAATACGCTCTACCTGACTGGCTACCTGAGCAGTGATCGTTTTAGGCTCAATAGCGATACCACCTACCAGTATCAGAATCAGGCAGCCACATTGAAGTGGAAACACATTATCAACAACAAGCTCTACAGCGTTTTTACGGGAAGCTATAGCGGCTATAACTACCAGGTCTATAGCGAAAAAAATCCGGTCAATGCCTATCAACTGGATTTTGGCATTAAACAATCTCAGCTCAAGGCCGACTTCAATTATTATCCCACCAACCGTCATGCTGTCGATTTTGGGCTTAGTTCGACGTACTACAAGCTGTCGCCGGGCAATTTTCAGCCACGTGGCAGCGAATCGCTGATTGTACCCGATGTTGTTGCCGACGAACAGGGTATTGAAAATGCAGTCTATATTGGCGATAAATTCGACATCACCGACCAACTGTCGATTAGTGGTGGCCTGCGTTATTCGGCCTATACTTATCTGGGTCCCAAATCGGTGTATCAGTACATACCGGGGCAACCCATGACGGTAAATACGATTACGGATACGCTGGTTTATGTTAACAGGGCAGCTATAAAAACCTATCACGGTCCGGAATATCGACTGGCATTGCGGTATTCATTATCGCCAACGGCTTCCATCAAAGCCAGTTTTAACCGAATGCGGCAGTACATTCAAATGCTTTCCAACACCACCGTTATTTCGCCAACCGATATCTGGAAACTAAGCGATCCGAACATCAAGCCGCAGATTGGCGATCAGTATGCACTTGGGTTTTACCGAAATAACCGCACCAACACCATCGAAACATCGGTGGAAGTCTACTACAAAACCATGCAGAATCGGCTCGATTACCGAAGTGGAGCGGTGTTGTTGTTAAATCACCATATTGAAACCGACGTGGTCAATGCGCAGGGGCTGGCCTACGGTATTGAGTTTCTGATCAAAAAGTCGACCGGCAAGTTAAACGGCTGGCTAAGCTACACCTACGCCCGCACACTGCTGCGCACCACCGACCAGAGCAATGGTGAGACGATCAATCAGGGTAACTATTATCCGAGTAATTACGATAAGCCGCACGATGTAACAATGATCGGTAATTACAAAATCAATCGCCGGTTTAGCCTTTCGCTGAATTTCACCTACAGCACCGGTCGGCCCATTACGCTTCCTGTTGCCAAATACACGCTCGATGGCTCCCAACGACTGTTATTCTCAGACCGAAACCAGTACCGAATTCCCGACTATTATCGCGCCGATTTTGCCATGAACATCGAAGGGAACCACAAAGTCCGCAAGCTGGCGCATAGCTCCTGGACCGTTTCGGTCTATAATTTGACCGGTCGGCGCAATGTCTATTCGGTCTATTTCAAATCGGAGAATGGCGTTATCAATGGGTATAAGTTATCCATCTTTGGCCAGCCTATCCCATCCATCACGTACAATTTCAGATTCTAA